The genomic interval GACCTGCGCCGCGTCGCCGAGGCGGCCACGGTCGAGGGCGAGACCATCCACAACATGCCGTTCCCGGTCACCGCCGACGACGTCTACGACGCGCTGCGGTCGATCGAGGGTCTGTCGCGGCGCATCCGGGCCGAGGCAGGACTGCCCGAGCCGGTGGCGTACGTGGCGGCGCACTGACGGTTCACAGACGGCTGTGGTCGGGGCAGTCCAGGGGGATGCCCCGGCCACAGCTCAACGCACCTGGTGAATGCACCGCGACCTGCGGTGACACTGGGAGCGGACGACGGGAATCGAACCCGCGTAATCAGTTTGGAAGACTGAGGCTCTACCATTGAGCTACGTCCGCGCGGCGCCTGGGCCGGACGCAACCCTAGCAAACGCCAGCCCGTCCACCGTGCCGGTGGCGCGCCCGTAGACTGGGGCGGCGGTCTTCTTCGTGGGACCCGCGGGGTGTGGCGCAGCTTGGTAGCGCATCTGCTTTGGGAGCAGAGGGTCGCAGGTTCGAATCCTGTCACCCCGACAATCTGATGTCTCCGGTCGTCCCGGTCCGACGACGCGCGCCCGGGTGCGAGCCGGGCTCCGGTCCCCGTGGCGCGTCGTCGAGCATGACGTGACCCGCGCGCATCGGCCGCTCCGCCGCGGCGACCGGCGCCGGGGGCCGTGTGCGAGATCACACCGTCGTTCCGTCGCGATCCGTGCGGCGCATGTCGCGGCACGCAGCGCCCGCGGGCACCGTCGCGACCGGGCGTGTCAGCGCGGGACGTGGCCGCCGTACATGCGCGAGACTCCCGCCGCGGTCGACCGGACCGCCGAGGCGACGTTCTCCAGGCGCAGCGTGGACGTGTGGCCGGCCACCGACACCGCGCCGATGACGTCGCCGCCGTAGCCGAAGATCGCCGAGGCGCAGCAGCTCGTGCCATAGGCCTGCTCCTGGCGGTCGTAGGCGGTGTTGCGCTGGGCGATGCTGTCGAGCTGCGCCGTGAGCACGGCGGCGTCGGTGATCGAGTGGCGTGTCAGCCGGGGCAGCCCGCGGGCGATCATCGCCTGCCGAACCGGTGCGGGGGAGAACGCGAGGATGGCTTTGCCGACTCCCGTGACGCTGGCCGGCAGACGTCCACCGACGCGCGAGCGAAGGGCCGGACCTGCGGAACTACGGATGATGTCGAGGTAGACGACCTCCGTCCCGTCGAGCACCGCCAGGTGCACGGTCTGGCGGGTCGCGTCGCGCAGATCGGTCAGGAAGGGTGCGGCGACGTCGCGCAGCCCGCGCTGGCGGGGCGCGCGCAGGCCGAGCTCGAACAGGCGCATCCCCAGGCAGAAGCCGCCTTGCGGCGCGCGTTCCAGGAGCCCTTCGGCCACGAGGTCGGCAACGATCCGGTGCGCGCTCGAACGCGGCAGCCCGGCACGCCGGGCGAGCTCGGCGGCAGTCAGCGCACTGTCGCGGAACGTGAACGCCGAGAGCACGGCAGCGGCGCGGGCGATGTGTGAGGTCTCCCTCGGGTCCGTGGGCATCGATATCCAGCCATGTTCCGCTCAGTGGGACAGAGACCTTGATGTTGCGCGTCCCCGATCGAAGACTCAACCCACCCCGTGGGCTTGACCTGCGGACCAGTGCCCTCCTCGACGAAGCGGAGTACAGATGTCCACCAGCGCGGAGCTCCGCCGCTCCATCGCCGACCGGCTCCTGGCCGCCTACGAGAGCCGGCAGCCGATCGACCCGATCAGCAGCGACGCGAAGCTGACCGCGGCCGACGCCTACGCGATCCAGCTCGACCAGGTCACGTCCTGGACGGGCGCGGGCCGGACCGTCGCCGGGTACAAGGTGGGGCTCACGTCCCGCGCGATGCAGCGCCAGCTCGGCGTGACCCAGCCCGACTTCGGGCACGTCATGCGCGACCAGGTCCACCTGGACCACGAGCCCCTCGACCGCGCGCGGTACATCCAGCCCAAGGTCGAGCCGGAGATCGCGTTCGTCCTCGGGTCGGACCTCGCCGGCCCGGGGGTCAACGTCGCGCAGGCGCTGCGAGCCGTCGACTTCGTGCTGCCCGCCCTGGAGCTCATCGACTCGCGCATCACCGACTGGAAGATCGGCTACGTCGACACGGTGGCCGACAACGCCTCGGGCGCGGGCGTCGTCCTCGGCTCGCGACCCGTCCGGGTGGACGCGCTGGACCTCGCGCTGTCGGGCTGCGTGCTCGAGGTGGGTGGTCTCGTCGCCGCCACGGGGGCCGGCGGCGCCGTCCTCGGGTCTCCGGTCAACGCGCTCGTGTGGCTCGCCAACACGCTCGGCGAGCGTGGGGTGACCTTCCGGGCCGGCGACGTCGTGCTCTCCGGCTCGGTCACCGCGGCCGTGACCGTCGAGGCCGGCACGGTCGCTCGCGCCCGCTTCGGCGGGATCGGCCAGGTCACCACCGTCTTCGGCTGACCGTGGGGCACCTGCGGGCGCCCCGACGACATCTTCGACCACAGCAAGGAAAGGACACCGCATGGGCACCCGAGCGATCGCCGCGATCGTCGGTCCGGGAAACATCGGCACCGACCTGTTGATCAAGCTGCTTCGCCGCTCGGAGAGCATCGAGCCGCGCTACATGGTCGGCGTCGACCCGGCGTCCGAGGGCCTGGCCCGGGCGCGACGGCTCGGCCTGGAGGCGAGCCACGAGGGCGTGGACTGGCTGCTCGCGCAGGACGACGCGCCGGACATCGTGTTCGAGGCGACGGCCGCGCGCGCACACCTGGCCAACGCCCCCCGGTACGCCGAGCGCGGCATGATGGCCGTCGACCTGACGCCTGCGGCGATCGGCCCCTACTGCGTCCCGGCGGTCAACCTCTCCTCGCACCTCGACGCGTCGAACCTCAACATGGTCACGTGCGGCGGGCAGGCGACCGTGCCGATCGTCGCAGCCGTCAACCAGGTCACGCCCGTGTCGTACGGCGAGATCGTCGCCTCGCTCGCATCGCTGTCCGCCGGCCCCGGGACGCGCGCCAACATCGACGAGTTCACCGAGACCACCTCGGACGCGATCGTCAAGGTCGGCGGCGCGACGCGCGGCAAGGCCGTCATCGTCCTCAACCCGGCCGAGCCGCCCATGAACATGCACAACACCGTGTTCTGCGCGATCTCCGCCGACGCCGCCGCCGACGCCGCGACGCGTGACGCCATCACCGCGTCGGTGCACCGGATGGTCGAGTCCGTGCGCGAGTACGTGCCGGGGTACGTGCTGCGCACCGAGCCGCAGTTCGAGCCGGCGCAGGACGGCTGGAGCGGCCTGGGCCGCGTCTCGGTCTTCCTCGAGGTCACCGGCCGGGGCGACTACCTGCCGGACTACGCCGGCAACCTCGACATCATCACGTCGGCGGCCGCCCGGGTGGGCGAGCTCATCGCCCGGCGCCGGATCATCCCCGCCCGCGACGGGCAGACCGTCGCGGCCGACACCACGGCAGGTGCGTGAACCATGGCTGACACCACGACCCGGCACAACCCTCCGGTCGGCACGTCGCGTGAGGTGCGGATCACCGACACCACGCTGCGCGACGGCTCGCACGCGATGCGCCACCAGTTCAGCGAGCAGAACGTGCGCGACGTCGTGCGCGCCCTGGACGCCGCGAACGTCGAGGTCATCGAGGTGACCCACGGCGACGGCCTGGGCGGGTCCTCGTTCAACTACGGGTTCTCGGCGGTCCCCGACATCCGGCTGATCGAGGTCGCCGCCGAGCAGGCGGCCTCCGCGAAGATCGCCGCGCTGCTCCTGCCCGGTCTGGGCACCGTGCGCGACCTCAAGGACGCCTACGCGGCGGGTGCGCGCGTCGCCCGCATCGCCACGCACTGCACCGAGGCCGACGTCTCGGTCCAGCACTTCGGTGCGGCCCGGGAGATCGGGATGGAGACGTGCGGGTTCCTCATGCTCTCGCACCGCGTCGAGCCGGACGTCCTGGCCGCGCAGGCCCGGATCATGGTGGACGCCGGCTGCCAGTGCGTGCTGGTCGTCGACTCCGCGGGCGCGCTGATCCTCGAGCAGGTCTCCGACCGGGTCACGGCGCTGCTGGACGAGATCGGGTCCGAGGCCCAGGTCGGCTACCACGGGCACCAGAACCTGTCGTTCGGCGTGGCCAACTCGGTGCTCGCCTACCGTGCGGGGCCCGGCAGATCGACGGGTCGGTGTGCGGGCTGGGCGCCGGCGCGGGGAACTCGCCCACGGAGGTGCTGGTCGCGGTCTTCGACCGGCTGGGCATCGACACGCAGATCTCGGTCGACGAGATCCTGTCGGTCGCCTCCGACGTCGTGCGCCCGATCATCACGCGCCTGCCCTGGATGGACCACGGGTCGATCATGCAGGGCTACGCGGGCGTCTACTCCTCGTTCCTGCTGCACGCCGAGCGCGCGGCCGAGCGGTACGGCGTCCCCGCGCCGCGGCTGCTGCAGATCGCGGGCGAGCGGGGGTACGTCGGCGGTCAGGAGGACCTGCTCATCGACGTCGCGCTGGAGCTGGCCGAGGCGGGCGCGGCGGGAGGGGCGTCATGACCTCCTGGGACGTCGCGAGCGCGGCCTGCGAGCTGCTGGCGTGCGAGCGCGAGCGCCGCGACCGCGGGCCGCTGACCGACGAGTGGCCCGGCCTGGACCTCGCGACGGCCTACGCCGTCCAGGACCTGACGCTCAAGCGGCGGCTCGCCGCCGGGCAGAGCCTCGTCGGCGTCAAGCTGGGCCTGACCTCGCGCGCCAAGCAGGAGCGCATGGGCGTCGACGAACCCATCGTCGCCTGGCTCACCCACGACATGGCGCTGCCGGCCGGGGTGCCCGTGCCGGCGGAGCAGTTCATCCACCCGCGCGTGGAGCCCGAGATCGTGTTCGTCATGGGCGCCGACCTGGAGGGCCCCGGCGTGACCTGCGCGACGGCGATGCAGGCGGTGGCCTGGGTCGCCGGGGAGCGGAGGTGATCGACTCGCGGTACCGGGACTTCCGGTTCACGCTGCCGGACGTCGTCGCCGACAACGCCTCCTCCGGTGCGTTCGTCACCGGCTCGCCCATGCTGCGACCCGGCGACCTGGACCTGACGACGGAGGCCGTGCTGGTCGAGGTCGACGGGGAGATCGTCGACACCGCGACGGGCGCCGCCGTCCTCGGCCACCCCGGTGAGGCGCTCGCGCTGGCCGCCAACAGCCTGGCTCGCCGCGGGCACTCCATCAAGGCCGGACAGATCGTGCTGACCGGCGGGATCACGGACGCCTACCCCGTCCCCGCGGGCGTGACCGTCGCGTTCCACTTCACGCACCTCGGCACGATCACCGTCGCGGGGGGTCCGCCATGCCCGTGATCGAGGTGACCCTGGTCGCCGGCCGGCCGGCGACGACGATCCGCTCGCTCCTGCACGAGCTCACCGAGGCCGCCACGCGCGCGCTGGGCTGCCCCGCCGAGTCCGTCCGCGTCATCGCCCGTGAGGTCCCGCCGTCGCACTTCTGCGCCGGCGACGTCACCATCGAAGAGAGGAACCGTCACCATGGTTGAGTTCTTCGGGCACGTCATCGACGGCCGGGAGACCGAGTCCGAGGACGGACGCCGGTTCGACTCCGTCAACCCGTTCACGCGTGAGGTCTGGGCCCAGGTCCCCCTGGGCGGGCGGGCGGAGGCGTCCGCCGCCATCGCCGCGGCGCGCCGGGCGTTCGACGACGGCCCGTGGCCGCACCTGGGCCCCCAGGCGCGCCAGGCCGTGCTGCGCCGGCTGGCCGAGCTCATGGTCGAGCACGCCGACGAGCTGGCGCGGGCCGACACCCTGGACATGGGCAAGCCGACCCCGCAGGCCCTCGCCGACGTCGAGAGGTCGGCGTGGAACATCCGCTTCTTCGCCGACCACCAGGCGCTGTCGTGCGGCGACCAGTACCCGATGGACAGCGGCCACCACGCCTACTCGCTGTTCCAGCCGGCCGGGGTCGTGGTGGCGATCGCCCCGTGGAACTTCCCGCTGATGATGGCGACCTGGAAGATCGCGCCCGCGCTCGCGTGGGGCAACACGGTGGTCCTCAAACCGTCCGAGCACACGCCGACGTCGGTGGTCGTCCTCGCGCGACTGGCCCTCGAGGCGGGCCTCCCGCCGGGGGTCCTCAACGTCGTCCACGGCTTCGGGACGGGGTCCGTGGGCGAGTTCCTCACCGACGACGACCGCGTCGACCGCATCACCTTCACCGGTGAGTCCCGCACCGGCAACGCCATCATGGGCGCGGCCGCGCGCAGGCTCATCCCGGTGAGCCTCGAGCTCGGCGGCAAGGGCGCGAACATCGTGTTCGACGACGCCGAGCTCGAGAACGCGACCGACTGGGCGGTGCAGGCGATCTTCCGCAACGCCGGGCAGGTCTGCCTGGCCGGGTCGCGGTTGTTCCTGCAGCGCGGGATCGCGGAGCGGTTCCTCGAGCGGTTCCGGGCGAAGGCCGAGGCGCTGGTGATCGGCGACCCGCTGGCGGAGGGCACCGAGTTCGGGCCGCTGTCGAGCGAGGTGCACCACACCAAGGTCAAGGGCTACGTCGAGACCGTCGAGCAGCACGGCGGGCGCCTGCTCACCGGCGGCCTGGGCGAGGGGTGGTTCGTCAAGCCGACCATCGTCGTCGGCCTGCCGCTGGACGCTCCGCAGTACCGCGAGGAGATCTTCGGTCCCGTCGTCGTCGTCACCGAGTTCGACACGGAGGACGAGGTCGTCAGCCTGGCGAACGACACGCCCTACGGGCTCAACGCCATGGTGTTCACCGAGAACCTCTCGCGCGCCCACCGGGTCTCCGCGCGGCTCAAGGCGGGGACGGTCTGGGTCAACTGCTTCTTCATCCGCGACCTGCGGGCTCCGTTCGGCGGTGTCGGCGCCTCCGGCGTCGGGCGCGAGGGCGGCAACTTCTCGCGTGAGTTCTTCACCGAGCCGAAGGCCGTGGTCATGCAGGTGAACCGCGAGCCGGAGAGCTGACGTGGCCGCCGCGCCCACGCCGGTGACGAACCCGTCCCCGGGGCCCGCGCCGTCGCGCACGCTCGTCGTGCGCGGCATCGACGTGCCGATCCCGGTCCGCGACGGCGAGACGGTGCTGGCGGCGATCTACCGCGCCGGGTACGCCGTGCGGGCCGGCTGCCACCGCGGCGGGTGCGGCATCTGCACCGTCCAGGTCGTCGAGGGCGACGTCGACTACCCGGTGACCGTCTGCGAGCAGGCGCTCCCGGCGTCCCAGCGCGCGCAGGGCGTCGCCCTCGCGTGCCGGGCGGTGCCCGTCGACGACGTGACGATCGCCGTCGCGCCCGAGAGTCGGCTCAGGTGCATCGCACCCCTGCTGACGCGGCTCGTGCTCGGTGAGGAGGCCGCGAGCCGGAAACCCGCTTGACGGCAGGCGGAGCACGATTCCGCCCTGCCGTGCCCCACGCAGTAGCAGCCACGTCAGGATCACTGGAAGGAGTGAGTTGTGGGCGTCTTGCGCATGGGATACATCCATATCCGCGTCACGGATCTGGATGCCGCAAAGAAGCACTACATCGACACGCTCGGGTTCGCCCCGACGCTCGAGGTGGGCAGGACCGTCTACCTCAAGGGATGGGACGAGTGGGACCACCACTCGGTCGTCCTGGAGGAGGGCGGCGTCGGCGTCAAGAAGTTCGGGTTCAAGGTCGAGTCCCCGGACGACATCGACATCATCGAGAACAGGGCACGCGTCTTCGGGGTCAAGACCGAGCGGATGTCGCGCGGTGACAACCCCGAGGTCTCCGAGGGTCTGCGCATCACGTTGCCGTCGACCCACGTCGTGGAGGTCTACTACGAGCAGACGTTCGTCGGCAACGCCGTCGGGAGCGTCAACCCGGAGTCGTTCCCGCGGCACCTCGCGGGCATCGGAGCCCCGCGCATCGACCACGCGCTCATGGTGGCCGAGGACGTGAACGCCAACGAGAAGTTCTTCATGGACGTCATGGACTTCTATCAGGTAGAGCGCCTGGTGCCCGACCTCGACCACACCGAGTGCTCGCTCGCGACGTGGCTGTCGGTCGGCAACCGCGGCCACGACATCGCGATCCTCGGCGGCCCGGCGGGCACCGACGGGAAGATCCACCACTTCGCGTTCCAGCTCTACGGCTGGTCCGAGGTGCTCCGGGCGTCGGACATCATGTCGATGGACGACGTCCAGCTCGACGTCGGGCCGACCCGTCACGGGATCACCCGCGGGCAGACGACGTACTTCTTCGACCCTGCGGGCAACCGCAACGAGGTGTTCTCGGACGGCTACGTGGCCTACCGTGACCGCCCCACCACGCTGTGGACCGTCGACCAGCTCGGCAAGGGCATCTTCTACCACAAGCGCCAGCTCAACGAGGAGTACACGACCGTCTTCACGTGACCGGACCTGCCTGCGCGGGCCGTCCGCGGCCCGCGCAGGCTCCAACCGCCCCGCCCGGCGCCGCGCCCTCCAGCCCGCGGTGCCGGGCGGAGTGCCGCCGTGGTCCGCGCGCCACCGGGCTACGGGGAACAAGCGACGGTGACCGGGCGACGG from Xylanimonas allomyrinae carries:
- a CDS encoding IclR family transcriptional regulator, with the translated sequence MPTDPRETSHIARAAAVLSAFTFRDSALTAAELARRAGLPRSSAHRIVADLVAEGLLERAPQGGFCLGMRLFELGLRAPRQRGLRDVAAPFLTDLRDATRQTVHLAVLDGTEVVYLDIIRSSAGPALRSRVGGRLPASVTGVGKAILAFSPAPVRQAMIARGLPRLTRHSITDAAVLTAQLDSIAQRNTAYDRQEQAYGTSCCASAIFGYGGDVIGAVSVAGHTSTLRLENVASAVRSTAAGVSRMYGGHVPR
- a CDS encoding 2-keto-4-pentenoate hydratase — its product is MSTSAELRRSIADRLLAAYESRQPIDPISSDAKLTAADAYAIQLDQVTSWTGAGRTVAGYKVGLTSRAMQRQLGVTQPDFGHVMRDQVHLDHEPLDRARYIQPKVEPEIAFVLGSDLAGPGVNVAQALRAVDFVLPALELIDSRITDWKIGYVDTVADNASGAGVVLGSRPVRVDALDLALSGCVLEVGGLVAATGAGGAVLGSPVNALVWLANTLGERGVTFRAGDVVLSGSVTAAVTVEAGTVARARFGGIGQVTTVFG
- a CDS encoding acetaldehyde dehydrogenase (acetylating) translates to MGTRAIAAIVGPGNIGTDLLIKLLRRSESIEPRYMVGVDPASEGLARARRLGLEASHEGVDWLLAQDDAPDIVFEATAARAHLANAPRYAERGMMAVDLTPAAIGPYCVPAVNLSSHLDASNLNMVTCGGQATVPIVAAVNQVTPVSYGEIVASLASLSAGPGTRANIDEFTETTSDAIVKVGGATRGKAVIVLNPAEPPMNMHNTVFCAISADAAADAATRDAITASVHRMVESVREYVPGYVLRTEPQFEPAQDGWSGLGRVSVFLEVTGRGDYLPDYAGNLDIITSAAARVGELIARRRIIPARDGQTVAADTTAGA
- a CDS encoding 2-keto-4-pentenoate hydratase, producing MTSWDVASAACELLACERERRDRGPLTDEWPGLDLATAYAVQDLTLKRRLAAGQSLVGVKLGLTSRAKQERMGVDEPIVAWLTHDMALPAGVPVPAEQFIHPRVEPEIVFVMGADLEGPGVTCATAMQAVAWVAGERR
- a CDS encoding 2-keto-4-pentenoate hydratase, with translation MIDSRYRDFRFTLPDVVADNASSGAFVTGSPMLRPGDLDLTTEAVLVEVDGEIVDTATGAAVLGHPGEALALAANSLARRGHSIKAGQIVLTGGITDAYPVPAGVTVAFHFTHLGTITVAGGPPCP
- a CDS encoding tautomerase family protein gives rise to the protein MPVIEVTLVAGRPATTIRSLLHELTEAATRALGCPAESVRVIAREVPPSHFCAGDVTIEERNRHHG
- a CDS encoding aldehyde dehydrogenase, with the protein product MVEFFGHVIDGRETESEDGRRFDSVNPFTREVWAQVPLGGRAEASAAIAAARRAFDDGPWPHLGPQARQAVLRRLAELMVEHADELARADTLDMGKPTPQALADVERSAWNIRFFADHQALSCGDQYPMDSGHHAYSLFQPAGVVVAIAPWNFPLMMATWKIAPALAWGNTVVLKPSEHTPTSVVVLARLALEAGLPPGVLNVVHGFGTGSVGEFLTDDDRVDRITFTGESRTGNAIMGAAARRLIPVSLELGGKGANIVFDDAELENATDWAVQAIFRNAGQVCLAGSRLFLQRGIAERFLERFRAKAEALVIGDPLAEGTEFGPLSSEVHHTKVKGYVETVEQHGGRLLTGGLGEGWFVKPTIVVGLPLDAPQYREEIFGPVVVVTEFDTEDEVVSLANDTPYGLNAMVFTENLSRAHRVSARLKAGTVWVNCFFIRDLRAPFGGVGASGVGREGGNFSREFFTEPKAVVMQVNREPES
- a CDS encoding 2Fe-2S iron-sulfur cluster-binding protein, producing MAAAPTPVTNPSPGPAPSRTLVVRGIDVPIPVRDGETVLAAIYRAGYAVRAGCHRGGCGICTVQVVEGDVDYPVTVCEQALPASQRAQGVALACRAVPVDDVTIAVAPESRLRCIAPLLTRLVLGEEAASRKPA
- a CDS encoding catechol 2,3-dioxygenase, giving the protein MGVLRMGYIHIRVTDLDAAKKHYIDTLGFAPTLEVGRTVYLKGWDEWDHHSVVLEEGGVGVKKFGFKVESPDDIDIIENRARVFGVKTERMSRGDNPEVSEGLRITLPSTHVVEVYYEQTFVGNAVGSVNPESFPRHLAGIGAPRIDHALMVAEDVNANEKFFMDVMDFYQVERLVPDLDHTECSLATWLSVGNRGHDIAILGGPAGTDGKIHHFAFQLYGWSEVLRASDIMSMDDVQLDVGPTRHGITRGQTTYFFDPAGNRNEVFSDGYVAYRDRPTTLWTVDQLGKGIFYHKRQLNEEYTTVFT